One Fusarium poae strain DAOMC 252244 chromosome 4, whole genome shotgun sequence DNA window includes the following coding sequences:
- a CDS encoding hypothetical protein (BUSCO:37791at5125) → MPAFRPLANLRVSLANPAPQYRRFSATPTRCLSAVFAETENPELNEILIDVQEKIILPAYLPETQRKIVYNPSKSDFMRRNPIVIELDGLEHTFSPIDIKNDIPNSKKALTQATKLMKTKEEWDNIATFLAGYKRAGIKLENEHYLSLIRRACAAQQEYSIIECAKQADKTGLTLKNVSSIALLMSSINQRIYDSTREGRDVLQALKWNQLIWDLIQRPQHKRQESSIHMLAHCRPTIRGLLLFSQAHTIQAQQAAGDSAEKLTKGLRDNLEFILAKYERKRRNIAPMWHMLNVRSGVQESYEKQDPISPYYYVRVVAQNIRAMELAQEIVGDDTGKLMYFRDMLEKHVEDFIKAGSENRKGFGLEYERITGRKPDWEKYLTMD, encoded by the exons ATGCCGGCCTTTAGGCCGCTTGCGAACTTGCGAGTGTCCCTTGCAAACCCTGCACCACAATACCGACGCTTCAGTGCAACTCCTACCCGAT GCTTGAGTGCCGTCTTCGCAGAGACTGAAAACCCCGAGTTGAACGAAATTCTTATCGATGTTCAGGAGAAGATCATCCTTCCAGCATACCTGCCTGAGACACAGAGGAAGATTGTCTATAACCCAAGCAAGAGCGACTTCATGCGGCGCAACCCCATTGTTATCGAGCTTGATGGCCTTGAGCATACATTTTCGCCAATCGATATAAAGAATGACATCCCGAATTCAAAGAAAGCACTCACGCAAGCGACCAAGCTAATGAAGACCAAGGAGGAATGGGACAACATCGCTACGTTCCTGGCTGGCTACAAGAGGGCTGGGATTAAGCTAGAAAACGAGCACTATTTGTCCTTGATTCGGAGGGCATGCGCCGCTCAGCAGGAGTATTCCATTATTGAGTGTGCCAAGCAGGCTGACAAGACTGGCCTTACTCTAAAAAATGTTTCCTCAATCGCCCTCTTAATGTCATCCATCAACCAAAGGATCTACGACTCAACGCGGGAAGGGCGCGATGTTCTGCAAGCTTTGAAATGGAATCAACTGATTTGGGATCTGATACAACGTCCACAGCACAAACGGCAAGAAAGTTCCATCCATATGCTAGCTCACTGCCGCCCTACTATCCGAggacttcttctcttcagtCAAGCACATACAATCCAAGCGCAACAGGCAGCCGGAGATTCTGCCGAGAAACTTACCAAAGGATTGCGGGATAATTTAGAGTTTATCTTGGCAAAGTATGAACGGAAACGTCGCAACATAGCCCCTATGTGGCACATGCTGAACGTACGCAGTGGTGTCCAGGAGTCCTATGAAAAGCAGGACCCCATCAGCCCCTACTATTATGTTAGGGTAGTCGCTCAGAACATCAGAGCGATGGAACTTGCACAGGAAATTGTTGGTGACGATACAGGGAAACTAATGTATTTCCGCGACATGCTGGAGAAGCATGTTGAAGACTTCATCAAGGCAGGCTCCGAAAATAGGAAAGGTTTTGGTCTCGAGTACGAACGTATTACAGGCCGAAAGCCTGATTGGGAGAAATACTTGACTATGGATTAA
- the CYS17 gene encoding Cysteine synthase 1: MFRPTAKRLAATAAKAAAAPTSHTLNVARAQGVSRGLTGAIGNTPLIRLNRLSDETGCEVLGKAEFMNPGGSVKDRAALYVVKDAEERGLLKPGGTVVEGTAGNTGIGLAHVCRSRGYKLVIYMPNTQSQGKIDLLRLLGAEVYPVPAVAFDNPENYNHQARRHAERLENAVWTNQFDNTANRRAHIETTGPEIWAQTDGKVDAFTCATGTAGTLAGITRYLKDVSNGRVKSFLADPPGSVLHSYVSSGGKLNERTGSSITEGIGQGRITDNLQPDIGLVDGSLHISDEKSIEMVYRCLDEEGLYLGASSSLNVVAAKEVAEKLGKGHTVVTVLCDGAYRYADRLFSRKWLTDKKLLGAIPKHLEKYIVLP; this comes from the exons ATGTTTCGTCCCACCGCGAAAAGGCTCGCCGCCACTGCGGCCAAAGCCGCTGCAGCTCCTACGTCCCATACTCTTAATGTCGCTCGAGCTCAAGGAGTCTCCCGAGGTTTGACTGGAG CTATTGGAAACACACCTCTCATCCGTCTTAACCGCCTCTCCGACGAAACCGGCTGCGAGGTTTTGGGCAAGGCCGAGTTCATGAACCCCGGTGGCTCCGTCAAGGACCGTGCAGCCCTCTACGTTGTCAAGGATGCCGAGGAGCGAGGACTTCTCAAGCCCGGCGGTACTGTCGTCGAAGGCACTGCAGGAAACACTGGTATCGGTCTTGCCCACGTCTGCCGGTCTCGCGGCTACAAGCTTGTCATCTACATGCCAAACACCCAGTCCCAAGGCAAGATCGATCTTCTGCGGCTTCTCGGTGCTGAGGTCTACCCCGTCCCCGCCGTTGCTTTCGACAACCCTGAGAACTACAACCACCAGGCCCGTAGACACGCCGAGCGATTAGAAAATGCCGTCTGGACGAATCAGTTCGACAACACAGCTAACCGCCGTGCGCACATCGAGACGACAGGTCCTGAAATTTGGGCGCAAACAGATGGAAAGGTCGATGCGTTCACATGCGCTACTGGTACCGCTGGTACATTGGCTGGCATTACAAGATATTTGAAGGACGTCTCCAACGGCCGGGTTAAGAGCTTCCTCGCCGACCCTCCTGGCAGTGTCCTCCACTCTTACGTATCCTCCGGTGGCAAGCTCAACGAGCGCACTGGCTCCAGTATCACTGAGGGTATCGGACAAGGCCGCATCACCGACAACCTCCAACCAGATATTGGTTTGGTGGATGGTTCGCTTCACATTTCGGACGAGAAGAGTATTGAGATGGTCTACCGCTGTTTAGATGAGGAAGGTCTTTACCTTGGCGCCAGCTCTTCCCTCAACGTTGTTGCTGCTAAAGAGGTTGCTGAGAAGCTAGGCAAGGGTCACACTGTTGTTACTGTCCTCTGCGATGGCGCTTACAGATACGCCGATCGATTGTTTTCTCGCAAGTGGTTGACTGATAAGAAACTTCTGGGAGCTATTCCCAAGCACTTGGAGAAGTACATTGTTCTACCATAG